One window of Calypte anna isolate BGI_N300 chromosome 9, bCalAnn1_v1.p, whole genome shotgun sequence genomic DNA carries:
- the EIF4G1 gene encoding eukaryotic translation initiation factor 4 gamma 1 isoform X3 yields the protein MNWVGWTQTAPQHFYQNRAQPPASASRVQSNTTARPGPPAHVYPAASQVMMIPSQISYTPSQGAYYIPGQGRSTYVVPTQQYPVQPGAPSFYPGASPTEFGTYAGAYYPAQGVQQFPTGVPTAQVIVSQQPPIPPKRERKTIRIRDPNQGGKDITEEIMSGARTSSTPTPPQAGSSLEPQANGETPHVAVIVRPDDRPKPALVVSKPVSLEPSKSASPSPPPPLIPEVEPVVLSPVTLVPMEPPVDADTKAELGEAPPDPNKTFSAITTVPGAVDLPLVPAPDMDTVAVEEEEEIAIPLPEPTQQAPVCPEVPLVPIVPSMPAVPPVPAAPSPPPPPVVPQAPEAPAKPASPSPPPPREEPCPEPAAEANGVLEEVPEAVPEVPVCQPVPAPAPMPALDSPIAQPEELPLPNGVEGAGKVEPSEEQPESDISPISEPEEPAQPGTPASPPAEEEEEEESEGPGEATERSSSPAPAPSQTLEATAQVAMSVPKKKRRMKELNKKEAVGDLLDAFKESQISDSASETENKPPASPPAREAEDVAPPRPQEESEETWEEKEDKLAPEKGKAADQKYRYKEEQWKPLNPEEKKRYDREFLLGFQFIFASMQKPEGLPQITDVVLDKPCVPSQANKTPLRALDPIRLSGMNCSPDFTPSFANLGRPVMGNRGLPSGLGPRRSQQSQRKEPRKIIATVSLNEDVKLNKAEKAWKPSSKRASEEEDPENIKTQELLRRVRSILNKLTPQMFQQLMKQVMELSIDTEERLKGVIDLVFEKAISEPNFSVAYANMCRCLMGLKVPTTDKPTVTVNFRKLLLNRCQKEFEKDKDDDEIFEKRQKEMDDASAPEEKARMKDELEEARDKARRRSLGNIKFIGELFKLKMLTEAIMHDCVVKLLKNHDEESLECLCRLLTTIGKDLDFEKAKPRMDQYFNQMEKIIKEKKTSSRIRFMLQDVIDLRRSSWVPRRGDQGPKTIDQIHKEAEMEEHREHIKVQQLMSKDKRRGPPGPSSSGRGSLVADDGWNTVPISKGNRPIDTSRLTKITKPGSIDSNNQLFAPGGRLSWGKGSSGGSGAKPADSASDSGRPATSTLNRFSALQQSTPAESLESRRVVQRSSSSRDRSEKAGERGDRESRSEKSTDRLERPDRGERAERNRSALTKRSFSKETEDRSREREKQSGPEVVRKAASMREERDRSREPIKQEPAPPAASTKPMLSEEELEKKSKAIIEEYLHINDMKEALQCVQELGSPSSLYIFVQNGIESTLERSTISREHMGVLLCQLVKAGTLSKEQYYKGLREILEIAEDMEIDIPHIWLYLAELITPILQEEGIPMEELFREITKPLVPIGKAPTLLVEVLGLLCKGMGQKTVGKLWRDGGLSWKEFLPEDQDVNKFVTEQKLEYTVGDSSDTPSRKELTSEELCKQMDKLLKENPNNQRIHDWIEANLSEEQVSSNTFIRALMTSVCHSAIIFENPYRVDALVIRNQAKLLQKYLRDEQKELQALYALQALVVKLDQPPHLLRMFFDALYDEDVIKEEAFYKWESSKDLAEQQGKGVALKSVTAFFTWLRDAEDESDNN from the exons ATGAACTGGGTCGGGTGGACCCAGACTGCCCCGCAG CATTTCTACCAGAACAGGGCGCAGCCTCCCGCCAGCGCCTCCCGTGTGCAGAGTAACACAACGGCTCGGCCCGGCCCCCCTGCCCATGTGTATCCGGCTGCTTCCCAGGTGATGATGATACCCTCCCAGATATCCTACACACCTTCCCAAGGAGCCTATTACATTCCCGGACAG GGCCGCTCCACATACGTTGTCCCGACCCAGCAGTACCCGGTCCAGCCTGGTGCCCCTAGCTTTTACCCTGGAGCCAGCCCCACAGAGTTTGGGACTTACG CGGGTGCTTATTACCCAGCGCAGGGGGTGCAGCAGTTCCCGACAGGGGTCCCCACCGCCCAAGTTATTGTGAGCCAGCAGCCGCCGATCCCCCCGAAACGAGAGCGGAAGACG ATCCGGATACGAGACCCCAACCAAGGCGGCAAAGACATCACTGAAGAAATCATGTCCGGAGCAAGGACCTcatccacccccacccctccacAG GCTGGAAGCAGTTTGGAGCCCCAGGCCAATGGAGAGACCCCCCATGTAGCAGTTATTGTCCGGCCAG ATGACCGCCCAAAGCCTGCGCTGGTGGTGAGCAAGCCTGTCTCCCTGGAGCCCAGCAAGTCAGCGTCCCCATCACCTCCCCCACCCCTCATTCCCGAGGTGGAGCCTGTGGTGCTCTCACCTGTGACGCTGGTGCCAATGGAGCCCCCTGTGGACGCGGACACTAAAGCAGAGCTGGGCGAGGCGCCGCCCGACCCCAACAAGACGTTTAGCGCCATCACTACAGTGCCAGGGGCTGTGGACCTGCCCCTCGTGCCCGCACCTGATATGGACACGGTGGCcgtggaggaggaggaggagattgCCATTCCCCTCCCAGAGCCCACCCAACAGGCGCCTGTGTGCCCAGAGGTGCCGCTGGTGCCCATTGTTCCCTCGATGCCAGCTGTGCCCCCAGTGCCGGCTGCACCGTCGCCGCCACCACCACCAGTCGTACCACAGGCCCCTGAAGCACCCGCCAAACCcgcctcccccagccctccaCCACCCCGGGAAGAGCCCTGCCCTGAGCCCGCCGCTGAGGCCAATGGGGTCTTAGAAGAGGTGCCTGAGGCGGTCCCTGAGGTGCCCGTGTGCCAGCCGGTGCCTGCACCAGCACCCATGCCTGCCCTGGACTCCCCCATCGCCCAGCCTGAAGAACTGCCCCTGCCCAATGGGGTGGAGGGTGCTGGCAAAGTGGAGCCGAGCGAGGAGCAGCCAGAGTCAGATATCAGCCCTATCTCAGAGCCCGAGGAGCCGGCCCAGCCCGGCACCCCTGCATCTCctccagcagaggaagaggaggaggaggagagcgaaggccctggtgaggccacagagCGGAGCTCaagcccagcccctgccccttCGCAGACCTTGGAGGCGACTGCACAAG TCGCCATGTCAGTGCCAAAGAAGAAGCGAAGGATGAAGGAGCTGAACAAGAAGGAGGCAGTAGGCGATTTGCTGGATGCCTTTAAAGAG TCTCAGATCAGTGATAGTGCCTCGGAGACAGAGAACAAGCCCCCTGCATCTCCGCCTGCCCGTGAAGCAGAGGACGTAGCCCCACCCCGTCCACAGGAGGAGTCAGAGGAGAcgtgggaggagaaggaggacaAGCTGGccccagagaagggcaaagcTGCTGACCAGAAGTACCGCTACAAGGAAG AGCAATGGAAGCCACTGAATCCTGAGGAGAAAAAGCGATATGACCGGGAGTTTTTGCTGGGCTTCCAGTTCATCTTTGCCAGCATGCAGAAACCAGAGGGACTGCCACAGATCACGGACGTGGTGCTGGACAAG CCCTGTGTACCTTCGCAGGCCAACAAGACCCCACTGCGGGCGCTTGACCCTATCCGCCTCAGTGGCATGAACTGCAGCCCTGACTTCACCCCCTCCTTTGCCAACCTTGGCCGGCCGGTCATGGGCAACCGGGGACTG CCCTCGGGATTGGGTCCACGTcgctcccagcagagccagaggaagGAACCTCGCAAAATCATTGCCACTGTGTCCCTCAATGAGGATGTCAAGCTGAACAAGGCTGAGAAGGCCTGGAAACCCAGCAGCAAGCGTGCTTCTGAGGAGGAGGATCCTGAGAACATCAAGACGCAG GAACTGCTCCGCCGTGTTCGCAGCATCCTCAACAAACTGACACCCCAGATGTTCCAGCAACTGATGAAGCAGGTGATGGAGTTGTCCATCGACACGGAGGAGCGGCTCAAGGGTGTCATCGACCTCGTCTTCGAGAAGGCCATCTCGGAGCCAAACTTCTCTGTTGCCTATGCTAACATGTGCCGTTGCCTTATGGGG ctcaaAGTGCCCACAACAGACAAGCCCACGGTGACTGTGAACTTCCGCAAGCTGCTGCTCAACCGCTGCCAGAAGGAGTTTGAGAAGGACAAGGATGATGACGAGATCTTTGAAAAGCGACAGAAGGAGATGGATGATGCCAGTGCT cctgaGGAGAAGGCGCGCATGAAGGATGAGCTGGAGGAGGCACGGGATAAGGCCCGCCGGCGATCCCTGGGCAACATCAAGTTCATTGGAGAGCTCTTTAAACTGAAGATGTTGACAGAGGCCATCATGCATGACTGTGTGGTAAAGCTGCTCAAAAATCATGATGAGGAGTCTCTTGAGTGCCTTTGCCGCCTGCTTACCACCATTGGCAAGGACTTGGACTTTGAGAAAGCCAAG CCCAGGATGGACCAGTACTTCAACCAGATGGAGAAAATCATCAAAGAGAAGAAGACATCATCCCGAATCCGTTTCATGCTGCAGGATGTGATAGACCTCAGGCGG agtAGCTGGGTGCCGCGACGAGGAGACCAGGGCCCCAAAACGATAGACCAGATCCACAAGGAAGCAGAGATGGAGGAGCATCGGGAGCACATCAAAGTGCAACAGCTCATGTCAAAGGACAAGAGAAGAGGACCCCCAGGGCCATCCTCCAGCG GGCGTGGGAGCCTGGTTGCAGACGATGGGTGGAACACGGTGCCCATCAGCAAGGGCAACCGACCCATTGATACCAGCCGGCTAACGAAGATCACCAAG cctggaTCCATCGACTCCAACAACCAGCTCTTTGCACCGGGTGGGCGGCTGAGCTGGGGCAAAGGCAGCAGTGGAGGGTCTGGTGCAAAGCCTGCAGATTCAG CGTCTGATTCAGGGCGACCAGCCACAAGCACCTTGAACCGCTTCTCAGCGCTCCAGCAGTCAACCCCTGCCGAGAGCCTGGAGTCGCGCCGTGTGGTGCAGAG gagcagctccagccgTGACAGGTCAGAGaaggctggggagagaggggacCGGGAGTCACGTTCAGAGAAGAGCACCGACCGCCTGGAGCGTCCTGACCGGGGAGAGAGGGCAGAAAGAAACAGGTCTGCCCTCACCAAGAGAAGCTTCAGTAAAGAGACAGAGGACAGGAGCCGAGAACGGGAGAAGCAGAGTGGCCCCGAGGTCGTGCGCAAGGCTGCTAGCATGAGGGAGGAACGGGACCGGAGCAGAGAGCCCA TTAAGCAAGAGccagcacctcctgcagctTCCACTAAGCCTATGTTGTCAGaagaagagctggagaagaaatcAAAGGCAATCATAGAGGAATACCTGCACATCAATGACATGAAG gaggccctgcagtgtgtgcaggagctgggcagccccTCCTCGCTCTACATCTTTGTTCAGAATGGCATTGAGTCCACACTGGAGAGGAGCACCATCTCCCGCGAGCACATGGGTGtcctgctgtgccagctggTGAAGGCAGGCACGCTGTCCAAGGAGCAGTACTACAaagg GCTGCGGGAGATCCTGGAGATTGCCGAAGACATGGAGATTGACATCCCACACATCTGGCTGTACCTGGCTGAGCTCATCACCCCTATCCTGCAGGAGGAAGGTATCCCCATGGAGGAGCTATTCAG GGAGATAACAAAGCCCCTGGTGCCCATTGGGAAGGCCCCCACTCTGCTGGTCGAGGTGCTGGGCTTGCTGTGCAAGGGCATG GGCCAGAAGACTGTTGGCAAGCTGTGGCGGGATGGGGGCCTCAGCTGGAAGGAATTCCTGCCTGAGGACCAGGATGTCAATAAATTTGTCACAGAGCAG AAATTGGAATATACGGTGGGGGACAGCTCAGACACGCCGAGCCGCAAGGAGCTGACATCAGAGGAGCTGTGCAAGCAAATGGACAAACTGCTGAAGGAgaacccaaacaaccaaagaaTACACGACTGGATAGAG gcCAACCTGAGTGAGGAGCAGGTCTCATCCAACACATTTATCAGGGCCCTGATGACATCTGTGTGCCACTCGGCCATTATCT TCGAGAACCCCTACCGTGTGGACGCCCTGGTGATCCGCAACCAAGccaagctgctgcagaaatacCTGCGGGATGAACAGAAGGAGCTCCAGGCACTCTACGCCTTGCAAGCCTTGGTGGTGAAGTTAGACCAACCTCCCC ACCTGCTGCGGATGTTCTTTGATGCCCTCTACGACGAGGATGTCATCAAGGAGGAGGCTTTCTACAAGTGGGAGTCCAGCAAAGacctggctgagcagcagggcAAAGGGGTGGCTCTCAAATCCGTGACAGCCTTTTTCACCTGGCTCCGGGATGCCGAGGATGAGTCGGACAACAACTGA
- the EIF4G1 gene encoding eukaryotic translation initiation factor 4 gamma 1 isoform X4 codes for MSGARTSSTPTPPQAGSSLEPQANGETPHVAVIVRPDDRPKPALVVSKPVSLEPSKSASPSPPPPLIPEVEPVVLSPVTLVPMEPPVDADTKAELGEAPPDPNKTFSAITTVPGAVDLPLVPAPDMDTVAVEEEEEIAIPLPEPTQQAPVCPEVPLVPIVPSMPAVPPVPAAPSPPPPPVVPQAPEAPAKPASPSPPPPREEPCPEPAAEANGVLEEVPEAVPEVPVCQPVPAPAPMPALDSPIAQPEELPLPNGVEGAGKVEPSEEQPESDISPISEPEEPAQPGTPASPPAEEEEEEESEGPGEATERSSSPAPAPSQTLEATAQVAMSVPKKKRRMKELNKKEAVGDLLDAFKESQISDSASETENKPPASPPAREAEDVAPPRPQEESEETWEEKEDKLAPEKGKAADQKYRYKEEQWKPLNPEEKKRYDREFLLGFQFIFASMQKPEGLPQITDVVLDKPCVPSQANKTPLRALDPIRLSGMNCSPDFTPSFANLGRPVMGNRGLPSGLGPRRSQQSQRKEPRKIIATVSLNEDVKLNKAEKAWKPSSKRASEEEDPENIKTQELLRRVRSILNKLTPQMFQQLMKQVMELSIDTEERLKGVIDLVFEKAISEPNFSVAYANMCRCLMGLKVPTTDKPTVTVNFRKLLLNRCQKEFEKDKDDDEIFEKRQKEMDDASAPEEKARMKDELEEARDKARRRSLGNIKFIGELFKLKMLTEAIMHDCVVKLLKNHDEESLECLCRLLTTIGKDLDFEKAKPRMDQYFNQMEKIIKEKKTSSRIRFMLQDVIDLRRSSWVPRRGDQGPKTIDQIHKEAEMEEHREHIKVQQLMSKDKRRGPPGPSSSGRGSLVADDGWNTVPISKGNRPIDTSRLTKITKPGSIDSNNQLFAPGGRLSWGKGSSGGSGAKPADSASDSGRPATSTLNRFSALQQSTPAESLESRRVVQRSSSSRDRSEKAGERGDRESRSEKSTDRLERPDRGERAERNRSALTKRSFSKETEDRSREREKQSGPEVVRKAASMREERDRSREPIKQEPAPPAASTKPMLSEEELEKKSKAIIEEYLHINDMKEALQCVQELGSPSSLYIFVQNGIESTLERSTISREHMGVLLCQLVKAGTLSKEQYYKGLREILEIAEDMEIDIPHIWLYLAELITPILQEEGIPMEELFREITKPLVPIGKAPTLLVEVLGLLCKGMGQKTVGKLWRDGGLSWKEFLPEDQDVNKFVTEQKLEYTVGDSSDTPSRKELTSEELCKQMDKLLKENPNNQRIHDWIEANLSEEQVSSNTFIRALMTSVCHSAIIFENPYRVDALVIRNQAKLLQKYLRDEQKELQALYALQALVVKLDQPPHLLRMFFDALYDEDVIKEEAFYKWESSKDLAEQQGKGVALKSVTAFFTWLRDAEDESDNN; via the exons ATGTCCGGAGCAAGGACCTcatccacccccacccctccacAG GCTGGAAGCAGTTTGGAGCCCCAGGCCAATGGAGAGACCCCCCATGTAGCAGTTATTGTCCGGCCAG ATGACCGCCCAAAGCCTGCGCTGGTGGTGAGCAAGCCTGTCTCCCTGGAGCCCAGCAAGTCAGCGTCCCCATCACCTCCCCCACCCCTCATTCCCGAGGTGGAGCCTGTGGTGCTCTCACCTGTGACGCTGGTGCCAATGGAGCCCCCTGTGGACGCGGACACTAAAGCAGAGCTGGGCGAGGCGCCGCCCGACCCCAACAAGACGTTTAGCGCCATCACTACAGTGCCAGGGGCTGTGGACCTGCCCCTCGTGCCCGCACCTGATATGGACACGGTGGCcgtggaggaggaggaggagattgCCATTCCCCTCCCAGAGCCCACCCAACAGGCGCCTGTGTGCCCAGAGGTGCCGCTGGTGCCCATTGTTCCCTCGATGCCAGCTGTGCCCCCAGTGCCGGCTGCACCGTCGCCGCCACCACCACCAGTCGTACCACAGGCCCCTGAAGCACCCGCCAAACCcgcctcccccagccctccaCCACCCCGGGAAGAGCCCTGCCCTGAGCCCGCCGCTGAGGCCAATGGGGTCTTAGAAGAGGTGCCTGAGGCGGTCCCTGAGGTGCCCGTGTGCCAGCCGGTGCCTGCACCAGCACCCATGCCTGCCCTGGACTCCCCCATCGCCCAGCCTGAAGAACTGCCCCTGCCCAATGGGGTGGAGGGTGCTGGCAAAGTGGAGCCGAGCGAGGAGCAGCCAGAGTCAGATATCAGCCCTATCTCAGAGCCCGAGGAGCCGGCCCAGCCCGGCACCCCTGCATCTCctccagcagaggaagaggaggaggaggagagcgaaggccctggtgaggccacagagCGGAGCTCaagcccagcccctgccccttCGCAGACCTTGGAGGCGACTGCACAAG TCGCCATGTCAGTGCCAAAGAAGAAGCGAAGGATGAAGGAGCTGAACAAGAAGGAGGCAGTAGGCGATTTGCTGGATGCCTTTAAAGAG TCTCAGATCAGTGATAGTGCCTCGGAGACAGAGAACAAGCCCCCTGCATCTCCGCCTGCCCGTGAAGCAGAGGACGTAGCCCCACCCCGTCCACAGGAGGAGTCAGAGGAGAcgtgggaggagaaggaggacaAGCTGGccccagagaagggcaaagcTGCTGACCAGAAGTACCGCTACAAGGAAG AGCAATGGAAGCCACTGAATCCTGAGGAGAAAAAGCGATATGACCGGGAGTTTTTGCTGGGCTTCCAGTTCATCTTTGCCAGCATGCAGAAACCAGAGGGACTGCCACAGATCACGGACGTGGTGCTGGACAAG CCCTGTGTACCTTCGCAGGCCAACAAGACCCCACTGCGGGCGCTTGACCCTATCCGCCTCAGTGGCATGAACTGCAGCCCTGACTTCACCCCCTCCTTTGCCAACCTTGGCCGGCCGGTCATGGGCAACCGGGGACTG CCCTCGGGATTGGGTCCACGTcgctcccagcagagccagaggaagGAACCTCGCAAAATCATTGCCACTGTGTCCCTCAATGAGGATGTCAAGCTGAACAAGGCTGAGAAGGCCTGGAAACCCAGCAGCAAGCGTGCTTCTGAGGAGGAGGATCCTGAGAACATCAAGACGCAG GAACTGCTCCGCCGTGTTCGCAGCATCCTCAACAAACTGACACCCCAGATGTTCCAGCAACTGATGAAGCAGGTGATGGAGTTGTCCATCGACACGGAGGAGCGGCTCAAGGGTGTCATCGACCTCGTCTTCGAGAAGGCCATCTCGGAGCCAAACTTCTCTGTTGCCTATGCTAACATGTGCCGTTGCCTTATGGGG ctcaaAGTGCCCACAACAGACAAGCCCACGGTGACTGTGAACTTCCGCAAGCTGCTGCTCAACCGCTGCCAGAAGGAGTTTGAGAAGGACAAGGATGATGACGAGATCTTTGAAAAGCGACAGAAGGAGATGGATGATGCCAGTGCT cctgaGGAGAAGGCGCGCATGAAGGATGAGCTGGAGGAGGCACGGGATAAGGCCCGCCGGCGATCCCTGGGCAACATCAAGTTCATTGGAGAGCTCTTTAAACTGAAGATGTTGACAGAGGCCATCATGCATGACTGTGTGGTAAAGCTGCTCAAAAATCATGATGAGGAGTCTCTTGAGTGCCTTTGCCGCCTGCTTACCACCATTGGCAAGGACTTGGACTTTGAGAAAGCCAAG CCCAGGATGGACCAGTACTTCAACCAGATGGAGAAAATCATCAAAGAGAAGAAGACATCATCCCGAATCCGTTTCATGCTGCAGGATGTGATAGACCTCAGGCGG agtAGCTGGGTGCCGCGACGAGGAGACCAGGGCCCCAAAACGATAGACCAGATCCACAAGGAAGCAGAGATGGAGGAGCATCGGGAGCACATCAAAGTGCAACAGCTCATGTCAAAGGACAAGAGAAGAGGACCCCCAGGGCCATCCTCCAGCG GGCGTGGGAGCCTGGTTGCAGACGATGGGTGGAACACGGTGCCCATCAGCAAGGGCAACCGACCCATTGATACCAGCCGGCTAACGAAGATCACCAAG cctggaTCCATCGACTCCAACAACCAGCTCTTTGCACCGGGTGGGCGGCTGAGCTGGGGCAAAGGCAGCAGTGGAGGGTCTGGTGCAAAGCCTGCAGATTCAG CGTCTGATTCAGGGCGACCAGCCACAAGCACCTTGAACCGCTTCTCAGCGCTCCAGCAGTCAACCCCTGCCGAGAGCCTGGAGTCGCGCCGTGTGGTGCAGAG gagcagctccagccgTGACAGGTCAGAGaaggctggggagagaggggacCGGGAGTCACGTTCAGAGAAGAGCACCGACCGCCTGGAGCGTCCTGACCGGGGAGAGAGGGCAGAAAGAAACAGGTCTGCCCTCACCAAGAGAAGCTTCAGTAAAGAGACAGAGGACAGGAGCCGAGAACGGGAGAAGCAGAGTGGCCCCGAGGTCGTGCGCAAGGCTGCTAGCATGAGGGAGGAACGGGACCGGAGCAGAGAGCCCA TTAAGCAAGAGccagcacctcctgcagctTCCACTAAGCCTATGTTGTCAGaagaagagctggagaagaaatcAAAGGCAATCATAGAGGAATACCTGCACATCAATGACATGAAG gaggccctgcagtgtgtgcaggagctgggcagccccTCCTCGCTCTACATCTTTGTTCAGAATGGCATTGAGTCCACACTGGAGAGGAGCACCATCTCCCGCGAGCACATGGGTGtcctgctgtgccagctggTGAAGGCAGGCACGCTGTCCAAGGAGCAGTACTACAaagg GCTGCGGGAGATCCTGGAGATTGCCGAAGACATGGAGATTGACATCCCACACATCTGGCTGTACCTGGCTGAGCTCATCACCCCTATCCTGCAGGAGGAAGGTATCCCCATGGAGGAGCTATTCAG GGAGATAACAAAGCCCCTGGTGCCCATTGGGAAGGCCCCCACTCTGCTGGTCGAGGTGCTGGGCTTGCTGTGCAAGGGCATG GGCCAGAAGACTGTTGGCAAGCTGTGGCGGGATGGGGGCCTCAGCTGGAAGGAATTCCTGCCTGAGGACCAGGATGTCAATAAATTTGTCACAGAGCAG AAATTGGAATATACGGTGGGGGACAGCTCAGACACGCCGAGCCGCAAGGAGCTGACATCAGAGGAGCTGTGCAAGCAAATGGACAAACTGCTGAAGGAgaacccaaacaaccaaagaaTACACGACTGGATAGAG gcCAACCTGAGTGAGGAGCAGGTCTCATCCAACACATTTATCAGGGCCCTGATGACATCTGTGTGCCACTCGGCCATTATCT TCGAGAACCCCTACCGTGTGGACGCCCTGGTGATCCGCAACCAAGccaagctgctgcagaaatacCTGCGGGATGAACAGAAGGAGCTCCAGGCACTCTACGCCTTGCAAGCCTTGGTGGTGAAGTTAGACCAACCTCCCC ACCTGCTGCGGATGTTCTTTGATGCCCTCTACGACGAGGATGTCATCAAGGAGGAGGCTTTCTACAAGTGGGAGTCCAGCAAAGacctggctgagcagcagggcAAAGGGGTGGCTCTCAAATCCGTGACAGCCTTTTTCACCTGGCTCCGGGATGCCGAGGATGAGTCGGACAACAACTGA